The sequence below is a genomic window from Corythoichthys intestinalis isolate RoL2023-P3 chromosome 17, ASM3026506v1, whole genome shotgun sequence.
gccgttacctttttttgttgtaaaaaaacaactttagtaaggggcaagtgtaaataaattatagtgttcgttggctgtcactgagtagcatttgcgatcactacacaaaaatagcaatgtaaattacccccaagaacggtcagagaggtaggacaaccagaggatataatatataagaaagacagggcatatggtggtaaaggattgattgttgaaacaggagaatgtcattgtcagtggcgtaaggcaatgcacacaagaaaaaggtatcgataaaaaagctaactctggatcaggtctgctctttttcccttctttttcaaccctcgacactcaagccatctctttaaatgAACATTTGTGTGTTCTTCCACCAGTGAATttagcaccagggacatcattttcagacagaattggtaggtttagctcggtAAACATCTCgtccgtacactatttccatgcatttactattagggaaaaacgggaggttgacccgcttagccacaattgctaacgtcatgaatattaatgagcaaaagaaaCGTGTTGCTTGTTGTACGCCATTAAATGTGCATTATAAtctacggagcccctaaagggacatcgacaggaataaaatacatttaagcaatctggtgcgcaccagaaactatctggtaaacattagcattatatagtattTAGGTTGGCGGACTTTTCAGTTAGCTTATATGCtatttaatgttaatgtttaaaacaattggctaacttacatagcaaaagtctgctagcttaaatgctgctaatgtttacattaattggctaacttgcatagcaaaagtccggtagcttaaaagctatataatgctaatgtttacaacaattggtaaacttgcacagcaaaaatccagtagcttaaatgccatataatgctaatgtttattcgatagtttctggtgcgcaccagattgcttacatttattttatttctgtcaatgtccctttaggggctccgtaaaGATCTATGTCTCCATGTTACATATGATTTCATTAATCTGGCTAAGAAATTTGGATTTGTAGATAAAATGACCGTCCTAtaatttgtaattattttcaatgaTTGTGTGCGTGGAGAGCTTTACAATTGATGTCATTCTTACCGTCTGGTTGTCCTCGTAGAGTTTGAGGTCATAGCCGCTCAGTTCaacacagaaaatgattgccgTCACTCCCTCGAAACAATGGATCCACTTCTTTCTCTCTGACCGCTGTCCACCTACATCTACCATCTTGAAGGTGAGCTCCTTGAAGGTGAACTTGTTCTCTACAATGCCTGTGGTCATGTCACGGGATCGCAGGATGTCCTCCACTGTAGGGATGTACTCGGGTGCAGAAATGCGGTCCAGGTCGTTTAGGTAGTAAGCAGTGTTGTCCTCTAAGTGGTACTCATTGGATCTCTGAAAGCACTCCTGGACCCCGGAGTCTGCCCAGAGGCGTTTCATGACCCCTAGCAACTCTGGAGTGATCTCTCCCTTGCTTTCTGCAGGCCCCGTTAGGGCAAAGAGCTGTACGGCGTCATAGGCGCGATCAGCATTGTGAAAGTCAATCTTAAGGGTGGTCAGGGCACGGATGATGCGTGTGAGTGAGTCGATGGCGTTGTAAAGGATAAGGGGCTTGTACTCCTTACAGGCCTCAAGGTTAAAGCCGCCGCTGTGGATGATCTTCATCTGCTTGACGATAGTACTCTTGCCAGAGTTGCTGGTGCCCAGAAGCAATAACTTGATTTCCCGCCTCTGCCGCTGACTCTCCGAACGCAAGTGGCGGTCGATTCGCCGCGAGCGCCGAGCCGCCTCCTTCTCCTCCGAGCTCTGACGGCATCCCATGGTCCTCCACCACGTACTGAGCGCAAAGGAACTCGTACTGCCGCTTGGGGGGTTGAACAAATTACAAAGAAGAGGTGATGAAATCTTTGGAGGAGGTTGAGGATCGTTGAGAGAAAAGgcagttgtgacgtcacaacaaccAAGAGTCAGGAAAGCCTCCGCAGAAATGAGTAAATCAGGTGTGTTTCATTCTTTTTGCTCTAGGGCAGTCTGTGAGTCCTGTGTGGGCAAAACCCAGACTTGTGGGATGCCCACACAGTACTTGGCACTGAGTTTTGACTGCCTGCTCAAACTAAAGGAGGCAGAAATCATAGCACCCTTAAGGAAAAACTCTAGAGGACGGCAGACAACGTTCAACTTGTGTCAGTAAAGGAAGTGTTTAGGCTTGATAGGTGCGATTGGGGAAATTCTCTCATTACATTCCCACATGGCTCCTGTGTTCCGTCTCCTTGTCAGGCCACTGCAATCATCCAATCCAGATTGAGATTTACTTCTCTAACTCTTCCAAAGAATCtggtaaacaaaaaaacagaacagaCATAAATTAACAGACTACACAAGCTAATCTATCTAATCACAAGATTGTTTCGCTGTGTGAAAGCATACAGTTccagtcagtgttgttttcgttaatGTTAACGATAACGAagatatttcgtcaacaaaatgtCTTTGACGTGACGAGGAGGAGGAGCTAAAATGTGTCTTTGGAGACGAAAACATACAGTAACAAGATGCATGTTAGTTGTCATCTGAtaagacgagaacgagatgacaattcgccatagtttccgttatAAGTGCACAATGTGTGTCATGTTTTTtaccgtacagtggggcaaataaatattttgtcaaccactaattgtgcaagttctcctacttgaaaatattagagaggcctggaattgtcaacatggctaaatctcaaccatgagagacacaatgtggaaaaaaaaacgaaaatcacattgtttgatttttaaagaatttatttgcaaatcatggtggaaaataagtatttggtcaataccaaaagttcatctcaatactttgttatgtaccctttgttggcaataacggaggccagatgctttctgttactcttcacaagcttttcacacacagttgcttgtattttggcccattcctccatgcagatctcctctagagcagtgatgttttggggctgtcgttgggcaacactgacttttaactccctccaaaccccgtggcgtcaaaatgataacaaaaacggtgatcaaaaatcccagaaccacacggggggacttagtgaatgacctacagagcgctgggaccacagtaacacaggCTACTCtcataacacaatgcgccgccagggactcaaatcctgcactgccagacgtgtccccctgcggaagaaagtacacgttcaggcccatctggggttcgctagagagcatttggatggtccagaagatgactgggagaatgtgttatggtcagatgaaaacacaataaaaaattttggtagaaacacaggttctcgtgtttggaggaaaaagaatactgaattgcaccatacccactgtgaagcatggaggtggaaacatcatgctttggggctgtttttctgcaaagggaccaggacgactgatctgtgtaaaggaaagaatgaatggggccatgtatcgagagattttgagtgaaaatctccttccatcagcaagggcattgaataaatatgtaaactaaagtgcagtcacattcgtaaatgaatggcttctggtttttgaaatgtaaataaactaatctattgtgataaaacaacaaaattgcaataactccgttaaccatcaaaatgaagtctaactgtaactttagtcttgaaacaaatctcaataaggaaaaacattgcaatagaataatgcaaactggttaaacttgagagtagctgagatctgtcattatggaacatcgcttcaatgatatctggtgccatctagcgtcgtaaatggtataatgtctagaccgcgaacaaaagacgacccccgctttttcagtcatatttcaatgcaaaaagcaccgtcttatattcgggccaatatggtacttGAGTGTTGTCCTCAAAGTGGTGGTTAAGTTCTGTTAAAACAGCATATTTAGCTTTTTGCACAGCAACACCTCACTGCCTCTAGATATTCACTTTCTAGTATTTACTTTCTCAAGGGAAAGAAACAGGCTTAAGCCAGCAGATGTCTCCTGTGTTTTTATGCCACAATGAAAGCCGTTCTGTTTGAAGACATCTGCGATATTATCCGCCAGGTTCCTCTGCAATTATGGAAAAGTACTTCGATTTTAATGGGAATCTGGTTTTATTTTCTGTTCTTCAGGACTTGTATGAGTTGTTCAGAAGAAataattttatttgttaaaaagtatAATGAAGTTAAATGAACCCTAATGTATGCTTTTGttgctatacagtggggcaaataagtatttagtcaaccaccaattgtgcaagttctcccacttgaaaatattagagaggcctgtaattatcaacatgggtaaacctctaccatgagagacagaatgtgggggaaaaaaactgaaaatcacattgtttgatttttaaagaatctatttcccaattagagtggaaaataagtatttggtcacctacaaaccagcaagatttctagctgtcaaagacgtctaacttctaacgaggtctaacgaggctccacttgttacctgtattaatggcacctgttttaactcattatcagtatgaaagacacctgtccacaacctcggtctgtcacactccaaattcaCTATCAACCAagcccaaagagctgttgaaagacaccagtgacaaaattgtagacctgcaccaggctgggaagactgactctgcaataggtaaaacgcttggtgtaaagaaatcaactgtgggagacattattagaaaatggaagacatacaacaccactgataatgtcccttgatctgggtctccatgcaagatctcatccccgtggcgtcaaaatgataacaagaacggcgagcaaaaatcccaaaaccacactgggggaacctagtgaatgacctacagagagctgggaccacagtgacaaaggctactatcagtaacacaatgcgctgccaaggactcaaatcccgcattgccagacgtgtccccctgctgaagaaagtacacgtccaggcccgtctgcggttcactagagagcatttggatgatccagaagtggactgggagaatgtgttatggtcagatgaaaccaaaatagaactcttggtagaaacacaggttctcgtgtttggaggagaaagaatgctgaaatgcatccaaagaacaccttacccactgtgaagcatgggggtggaaacatcatgctttggggctgtttttctgcaaagggaccagcacgactgatctgcgtaaagaaaagaatgaatggggccatgtatcgagagattttgagggaaaatcttccatcagcaagggcattgaagatgagacgttcagcatgacaatgatcccaaacacacagccagggcaacaaaggggtggcttcgtaagaagcatttcaaggtcctggagtggcctagccagtctccagatctcaaccacatagaaaatctgtggagggagttgaaagtccgcgttgcccaacgacagccccaaaacatcactgctctagaggagatctccatggaggaatgggcctaaataccagcaacagtgtgtgaaaagcttgtgaagagttacagaaaacgtatggcctccgttattgccaacaaagggtacataacaaagtattttggtattgaccaaatacttattttccaccatgatttgcaaatatattctttaaaaatcaaacaatgtgattttctgtttttttttccacattctgtctctcatggttgaggtttacccatgttgacaattataagcgtctctaatatttccaagtgggagaacttgcacaattaatggttgacttaatacttatttgccccactgtagttctgGCTTTTTGGTGCATGGATGGCCCCTGGTGAAAAAGCACATATTGTCAAATGTGAACTCATATTTGAGTGTACTTCTTCTGGCAAATTTCAACTTTTGCTGACCTATCAGATTAAAAAAGAGAGAGGGAACGCTATATCTCTGCGCTTGGAAAGAGAGGTCCATTCTTCAAAAGAGCGACAGGACAAACAGAGCAGAACAAAACCACAACAAAGCAGCACCACACAAACAGGGTGCATTGTTTCATGGCTTCAAGCCCCGaactgtcctcactaaatgacACCGTCTGCCAAGCCGGTTAATGCGGAGATTTCGAGATGCCATTAGAGCTATGCATTAggtctttttttatttgctgCAACTGCATTTCTGCACCTTTTGATGTTACACCACACTAGATAATTGCGAGGGAAGACAGTGCCAACACTGCAAccaatttaaaagaaaatgctGATGTCCATTGTAGTCTCATTAAAAGTTGGATTTGTGTCAATTTAACGTTACAATGCTAGCATACATCATTACTGATATTATTTTACCACATCTTGGACACGGTGGCATCCGCTTGTACAGGTAACCCCcgggttctgtcctcactaaacgtgaagcttTATTACAGACAacaaacaaagcaattgtgctttttgaagctttttacttccttcacttttaacaatgtgtaaagctgtaacacacatatgtacacttatgttcaaaatgacacacattttaacaactaaacacttgacacaaaacaattgttgttcaaacatccatctagtctgatcaatatgtacatttaataaaataaatcagcttaacttgcctaacaaaagtctgctagcttaaatgctaacgtatttacaattctcagagcaaatcgctcacatataactccacaaactagctttaaacttaattacaaatgcctacataaaatatatattagctaGGGCTTAAGCCTgggcgatatatcgtttaaacatcgccatcgcaatgtgcgcgatagtcccatcgcaagcacgtgtgatagtttttattttttttaatccacatatgccttgctttctgctctgcgcacagcctcacaccctccctctcccagccctttgttcctctgtcactgcggcacttgcttattaaagttaacgatagctttgatctggccaaagaagccaggcagcaatctgtcaatcatcgtttaacttgttaaacagtttctgcaaggaagctgcgctggaatgaatgtgtgtgtgtgtgtgtgtgtgtgtgtgtgaagacgttggagacatataaatgccagaagtgatcatgaggagtttgaaatttctacatgtcactccaacagtcacagctaaggtagataaacagaggcatttaataaagccaagcatttatctactacagtactttattcttgttcaaatatgatttggttggacagttatgtttaaaactgatcataattatgacatttgaagtgcttgaaaaccatttatttatatacattttttaaataactttggggggaaaagtgagaaaaaaacatgtcttatatgtatctctttccaatgctaaatctgaataaatacattgagcacaaaaaacacacaaacaaaaaaattttatttttttaatggggggggggggtgcgctacttcgcggtttttcactcatcgcggcgggttctggtccccattaaccgcaaaaaacgaggaatcactgtacactgtggtgatggtgagtcatccaatgtctttccaaacagctattcaagtcatctagtgaaaatgtctttaaaaaaatatatatacattttttttaatatcgccatATAATATTGCAATGTATCGCAAACCCaccaaaaatcgcaacaatagttttttccaatatcattcaggcctactagggctgtcaaaattatcgcgttaacgagcgttaattaatttttagaaataatcatgttaaaatgtttgacgcatttaacgcacatgccccgctcaaacagattagaatgacagcaaagtgtcatttccacttgttacttgtgttttttggtgttttgccgccctctgctggcacttgggtgtgactgattttatgggtttcagcaacatgaatgagcattgtgtaattattgacatcaacaatggcgctactagtttattttttgattgaaaatgttgcaaattttattaaaaacattaagaggggttttaatataaaattacttataacttgtactaacatttatcttttaagaactacaagtctttctatccatggatcgttttaacagaatgttactaatgttaatgccatcttgttgatttattgttataataaacaaatacagtatttatgtaccgtatgttgaatgtatatatccgtcttgtgtcttagctttccattccaacaataatttacagaaaaatatggcatattttatagatggtttgaattgtaattaattacgattaattaatttttaagctgtaattaacccgattaaaatttttaatcatttggcagccctaatattagctgaaacaacttacagccttaggtGGGCCAAAAcctacagtccagccagacacaacgctgccaccagagggcagtgaatCCTCCGCCATTAAATaatatacaatacttttgggtaGTTATCTTGAATTTTTAAGGGTTAATCCCGgtttacgtggaaattcgggttacgtagcgtaggaatggaactcactCGTAACCCGGGGATTACCTGTATTGTAAATGATGTAATTCAAAGGTAATATTGAATCGAGGTGTTTGCATGAAATGCAGATGACTGAAGTGTGTGACTTTTAGATAAATGTACTTCCTTTGTCTCAAGGGTTGTACGGCCCCGTCAAACATGGCTCCGCAACATCCTCACGATGGCAGAGTTATCCCTATTGCGTTTGTGATTAGTTTGACAAGAAACCCTTGCACTGGGAGCACAGATCAGGCACACAGAAGAGTGCTCACATGTCTTAATCAGCCAAAAGGCAGCTGTTTAATAGCCGCGAGCTCACTTCTTGCTACTCGCTAAACTCCACCTGACAGGATGTTTTTAAAAGGGGTTACTGACGGGACTTTTGCCTGAAATAGCCAATCTCATCAGCGGAATTGACCATCAAATTCGCAGTATTG
It includes:
- the gnaz gene encoding guanine nucleotide-binding protein G(z) subunit alpha; protein product: MGCRQSSEEKEAARRSRRIDRHLRSESQRQRREIKLLLLGTSNSGKSTIVKQMKIIHSGGFNLEACKEYKPLILYNAIDSLTRIIRALTTLKIDFHNADRAYDAVQLFALTGPAESKGEITPELLGVMKRLWADSGVQECFQRSNEYHLEDNTAYYLNDLDRISAPEYIPTVEDILRSRDMTTGIVENKFTFKELTFKMVDVGGQRSERKKWIHCFEGVTAIIFCVELSGYDLKLYEDNQTSRMAESLRLFDSICNNNWFTNTSLILFLNKKDLLAEKIKRIPLTVCFPDYKGQNTYEEAAVYVQRQFEDLNRNKETKEIYSHFTCATDTSNIQFVFDAVTDVIIQNNLKYIGLC